AGCCCTTTGATTGTCCAAATCAATGCTGAGTATTTGCCGCATTAAGGAGGTGACAATTAAAACTGAATCTTTCCCAGGCAAAGCACCTCCAGATAACCCAGTCCCAGAACCCCGTGCAATGAAGGGAACAGAGTATTTGTTACATAACTTCACTACCTCAGCAACTTGTTCTGTAGTTCTGGGTAGTACAACTACCGCCGGGCATTGGCGATAGGCTGTTAAACCATCGCATTCATAAGTAATCAGTTCCTCACGGCGTTGGACTACGCCATTTTTACCTAGGACAGCTTCAAATGCATTGATGATGGGTTTCCAGTTACGTTGTTGTTTATCTTGGGTGAGCATAAGTGGTTTCTTATTTGGGATGCAGCCCAGGTTTACTGCAAATGCATAGTTAATACTAAAGAATATTGTGGCAGGAGTTACAAGAGTGCGATCGCATCTCTAATATTTGTCGCTTTATTCTGCACGCCAATCTCTGTAAATTTTGCCACAACCTATTCAGACATTCTAGCTAAACGTAATTGCTCTGCAATGGAATGTGCAAAAACTGCTATCCGCCTACTTATCCTCTCTTCCCCAATCAACTAAGCTATAAATAATGCTCTCAAATAGTGAATAAAGTCATGGTTGAGCAACTTCTAATCAATGATGAGAATTACTACGTACCAGATGCCAACCAGCTAGTTACTGAAGACGATACACCTTTGGATAATTTTGCCTCTGAAAAACAACAACGCCTTTTGGTTGGCTCTCTTTACAGTTCTCAACAACAGCAAACTTTCTTAGCAGCAGCTAATGTTGGTATTTATCATGCCTACAAACAGCCTGCTATTGTACCTGATGTCTTTCTGAGTTTTGATGTTGAAATCCCTACAAACTGGTGGGAAAAACAAAATCGCTGTTATATGTTATGGGAATTTGGTAAACCACCAGAAGTAGTAATTGAAATTGTCTCTAATAAAGAAGGTGATGAATTAGGCAAAAAGTTGAATATTTATGAACAAATGCGAGCCAGTTACTATATCGTGTACGATCCTACCCAGCAGTTAGGAGAAGAAGTACTGCGAGTTTATGAACTAAGAGGAAGACGCTACTTTGAAACTTCAGAAACTTGGCTTGAACAAGTTGGTTTAGGTGTCACTCTCTGGGAAGGTGAGTTTGAAGGTAGACAAGATGTGTGGTTACGCTGGTGCTATCAAAATTTTACTGTTTTAGCTACTGGAGATGAACGTGCTGAACAGGAAAGACAACGTGCTGAACAGGAAAAACAACGCGCTGAAAAAGCTGAACAACGCGCTCAATTATTAGCAGAAAGACTTCGAGCTATGGGTGTAGATCCTGACAATCTCTAGTAAACTTTTATGGGCATGACAGGGAAACAAATAAAACCGAGATTATGCAATGAATAATTTGATTTCTAGAGTGCGGAGCTTTTTCCTGAATCTGCTTTTCAAACAAACTGTCCTGATTCTTTTGCTGTTATTCTCTATTGGCGTGGGTGTAGCTTTAGCAAATATGTCTAGTCTCTCGGCTAGCCTCATAAAATCACAAGCACTCATGAATACCGAATTGCAAGCCAAGTCAATTATTGATGCTTGGAGACTTTACAGCGATTCAGCTGCCAATCGCGCTAAAAAAGTACAAGGAATTACCATTGCTCACAACTACCTAATCAAAGAGGGTGCAATTCCTCCGCCAGCAACTTATGCGATCGAACTTGGCAAAAAAGTCACTGAACAACAGAATGGTATGTCAGTGCGTTTGTACAGCGATTACCCTTACCCTTGGCGAAAAGCTGAAGGTGGCCCCAGAGATGATTTTGAGAAACAGGCGCTTACCTACCTGAGACAACATCCGGAGGAGAAAAATTTTTATCGTCTGGAGACAAAAAATGGTCGTAGCTTATGGCGATATGGAGAATCCGTGCGGATGGAAGCTAGTTGCGTTGCTTGTCATGACACCGACCCTAATAGTCCAAAACGCGACTGGCAAGTTGGAGATGTGCGAGGAGTTTTGGCAATTACTCAGTCTCTAGATATTTTGACAGAAAAGACTAATGAAAGTCTACAAACAGCATCTGTAATGTTGGGTGGATTATCCGTATTGGGACTTGCTGGGTTGACTTTGGTTATTGGTAGGCTGCGTCAAACTGCTAGGGAATTGGAGGTGCGAGTGACAGAACGCACTGCTGATTTGGCACAAGCTAACACAGACTTAGAAAAACGCAATTCATTAATTCGCCAGGTATTTGGACGTTACCTCAGCGATGAAATCGTTGCTAATTTATTAGAAAGTCCCGAAGGATTAAAACTTGGTGGTGAAAGGCGGAAAATCACCATTCTGACATCAGATTTAAGAGGATTCACAGCTATATCAGAGCGATCGCAACCCGAAGAAGTAATTACTATCCTCAACATCTATCTAGAATACATGGCTGATGTGATTACCCAGTATCACGGTTCTATTAATGAATTTATGGGTGATGGTATTTTAGTTCTGTTTGGTGCGCCTACACCAAGAGAAGACGATGCTGCTAAAGCTGTAGCTTGTGCTTGTGCTATGCAATTAGCAATGAGTGCTGTTAATGAAAAGCTCAAAAACTTAGGTTTTCCCCAACTAGATATGGGTATTGGTATCAATACCGGACTGGTAATTTTAGGAAATATCGGCTCAGAAAAACGTAGCAAGTATGGGATAGTTGGTAGTCAAGTAAACCTAACTTATCGGATTGAATCTTATACAACAGGTGGGGAAATTCTGATTTCCGAAGAAACATTAAAAGCAGCTGGTTCAATTGTCAAAGTCAGCGGACACCGACAGGTACAACCGAAAGGTGTAAAACAAGCAATTACTATATACGAAGTTTATGGCATCAGCGGTGCTTATAATCTTTTTCTACCTAGAGAAGAAGAGGAATTTTTTCCACTGCCAGGAATCATCCCAGTACAATACACACTTTTAGAGGAAAAGCATATTAGCACAACTATCTATCAAGGAAGTATAGTTGAACTTTCAGCTAAGGGTGCTAAAATTCGCAGTGAAAATGCCGCAGGTGTTCCTTTACCAGATGCACAGACGAATATCAAGCTGAAATTCTTAGTAGCAAATATTCCACCAGAACTTCAAGAAGATATTTATGCCAAGGTGTTCGATAAACCAGTAGAAGATGGCAGTTTTTATATTCATTTCACTGCCAAGCCTCCAGCTATCCAAGCTAGATTAGATGCTCTATATGAATCTATAAAACGTTAGAATTATATAGTCATTTATTTGTATTGTAATCTTCCTCGTGCAGCCTTTCGATAGCCATTTTTCATTTCTCAATAAACTCTTCTACACGCTGTAAAACTTTAGCGAATAAATCAGGCTCGTTAGCATCAAACCACTCAATTTGTGGATATGCTCGAAACCAAGTGCGTTGTCTCTTGGCAAATTGCCGTGTATGTAAAACTATTAATTCTTTGGCTGCATCTAAAGAAATTTCTCCAGCCAAATATTGCTTGATTTCTTGATATCCTAAAGTATTTAACAAAGATAAATCAGCACCATATTTCTGACACAGATAATCCACCTCAGCAACTAATCCGTCTGCTATCATCTGCTCGGTACGCTTGTGAATGCGTAGGCGTAGCCGTTCGGGGTTACAGTCTAAACCAATTTGCAAAATCGGGTAATTTGGAGGGTTTTCCCCTTGTTGTGCTGAAATAGGAATTCCAGTAACATAATACACTTCCAAAGCTCTTAAAGTACGTACTGAATCGTGGCGATGAATTTTTTGTACCGCAATAGGATCAACTTGTTGCAACATAGCGTAAAGTTGATTTTGACCAATTTCTTCAAGTTGCGATCGCAATTCTGATTGTGGTGCAACCCTAGGAATCTTCATACCTTGGACAATAGAACGTATGTATAAACCTGTACCACCCACTAGCAATATAGGAGAACTAGAAATAGAACTAATTAAAACTTGCGCTTGTTCTTGGTAATCTGCTACCGTCATCGTGTTTGTAGGAGCGCAGATATCTATTAAATAGTGCGGCACTAATTTTTGTTCCGCCAATGTAGGTTTAGCTGTACCAATATCAAACTCTCGGTAAACTTGGCGAGAGTCTGCACTGAGAATAACAGTACCCAATTGCCTAGCTAAAGCCAAAGCCAAACCAGATTTACCGGTCGCCGTTGCTCCACAAATTACAACCAATTTAGTCATTTGCCATTTGTCCAGAGTCAATAGTCAACAGTCAATTAATTATTTCCCCCTTGTCTCCTTTGTCTCCCTTGTCCTCCTCATCCCTTTGCTCTCCCAATTCCAACAGGGATGCAGCCCCTGTATAAACTTCCCACAAAAATGCCCTACAGACGCCAGCAAGGCTTTTGTGTTAGAATTTTGGAGTGATTTGACTTTTTTAGCCCTTTGGCGATTTCAACCCCACGCATCAGGAGAATTTTCATGACGAGCAGTTACAGTGCCGATCAGATTCAAGTTCTGGAAGGTCTGGAAGCCGTCCGCAAACGACCAGGTATGTACATCGGTTCCACTGGCCCGCGGGGACTCCATCATTTAGTTTATGAGGTGGTGGATAACTCGGTTGATGAGGCTTTGGCTGGTTACTGTACTCATGTGGAGGTGGATATAAATGCCGATGGCTCTGTTACTGTAACAGATGATGGCCGAGGTATTCCTACTGATATTCACCCAAAAACCGGAAAGTCGGCTTTAGAAACTGTATTGACAGTGTTGCACGCTGGGGGTAAGTTTGGCGGCGGCGGCTACAAAGTTTCTGGAGGTTTGCACGGGGTTGGGATTTCTGTAGTTAATGCCCTGTCCGAGTTTGTTGAGGTTACAGTTTGGCGGGATAAAAAGGTTCATATCCAGCGCTATGAACGGGGTATCCCAGCTACTGAACTGCAAGCCAAACCTTATAAAGAAGCCAGAACCGGAACTTCTGTCACCTTCAAGCCAGATACTCAAATCTTTACTACTGGTATTGAGTTTGATTATATTACTTTAGCAGGTCGCTTACGGGAACTGGCTTATCTAAATGCAGGTGTAAAAATTACATTTACTGATAACCGACTAGAACTGCTCAAAAGCGATACACCCAAGGTAGAAACCTATGAGTACAAAGGCGGGATCAAAGAGTATGTGACTTACATGAACCGCGAGAAGCAGCCCTTGCATGAAGAAATTATTTATGTGCAGGGAGAACGCAGCAATGTCCAAGTAGAAGTAGCTTTGCAGTGGTGTACTGATGCTTATACAGATAATATCCTAGGGTTTGCCAATAATATTCGTACAGTTGATGGTGGTACGCACTTAGAAGGTTTGAAGGCGGTTCTGACTAGAACATTAAATGCGATCGCTCGCAAACGTAACAAAATTAAAGAGAATGAAGCCAATCTCAGCGGCGAACACGTCCGCGAAGGATTGACAGCAGTTATTTCTGTAAAAGTCCCCGATCCGGAGTTTGAAGGACAAACCAAAACTAAACTCGGTAATACGGAAGTACGCGGAATAGTCGATTCTTTAGTTGGTGAGGTTCTTACCGAATACCTAGAATTTCACCCAGGTGTTGCTGATTCTGTGTTAGATAAAGCCATCCAAGCTTTTAAAGCCGCTGAAGCTGCCCGTCATGCGCGGGAGTTAGTACGACGCAAATCTGTACTTGAATCATCGCCGTTACCTGGAAAGTTGGCTGATTGTAGTTCACGCGATCCCGGCGAATCGGAAATCTTCATCGTAGAAGGGGATTCAGCAGGTGGTAGCGCTAAACAAGGACGCGATCGCCGTACCCAAGCCATCCTGCCTTTACGCGGTAAAATCCTCAATATTGAGAAAACTGACGACTCCAAAATTTATAAAAATAATGAAGTCCAAGCGTTAATTACAGCCCTAGGTTTAGGTGTCAAAGGTGAAGAATTCGATGCATCCCAACTGCGCTATCATCGCATCGTGATTATGACTGACGCTGACGTAGATGGCGCGCATATCCGTACACTATTGTTAACATTTTTCTATCGGTATCAGCGGGCCTTAATTGAACAGGGTTTCATCTATATTGCTTGTCCGCCTCTCTATAAATTAGAACGGGGACGCAATCATGAGTATTGCTATAGCGATCGCGAATTACAAC
The genomic region above belongs to Calothrix sp. NIES-2098 and contains:
- a CDS encoding DNA gyrase subunit B — encoded protein: MTSSYSADQIQVLEGLEAVRKRPGMYIGSTGPRGLHHLVYEVVDNSVDEALAGYCTHVEVDINADGSVTVTDDGRGIPTDIHPKTGKSALETVLTVLHAGGKFGGGGYKVSGGLHGVGISVVNALSEFVEVTVWRDKKVHIQRYERGIPATELQAKPYKEARTGTSVTFKPDTQIFTTGIEFDYITLAGRLRELAYLNAGVKITFTDNRLELLKSDTPKVETYEYKGGIKEYVTYMNREKQPLHEEIIYVQGERSNVQVEVALQWCTDAYTDNILGFANNIRTVDGGTHLEGLKAVLTRTLNAIARKRNKIKENEANLSGEHVREGLTAVISVKVPDPEFEGQTKTKLGNTEVRGIVDSLVGEVLTEYLEFHPGVADSVLDKAIQAFKAAEAARHARELVRRKSVLESSPLPGKLADCSSRDPGESEIFIVEGDSAGGSAKQGRDRRTQAILPLRGKILNIEKTDDSKIYKNNEVQALITALGLGVKGEEFDASQLRYHRIVIMTDADVDGAHIRTLLLTFFYRYQRALIEQGFIYIACPPLYKLERGRNHEYCYSDRELQQKIATFPSNANYNIQRFKGLGEMMPQQLWDTTMNPETRKMKQVEIEDAAEADRIFTILMGDRVAPRREFIETYGSKLNLTDLDI
- a CDS encoding tRNA delta(2)-isopentenylpyrophosphate transferase; its protein translation is MTKLVVICGATATGKSGLALALARQLGTVILSADSRQVYREFDIGTAKPTLAEQKLVPHYLIDICAPTNTMTVADYQEQAQVLISSISSSPILLVGGTGLYIRSIVQGMKIPRVAPQSELRSQLEEIGQNQLYAMLQQVDPIAVQKIHRHDSVRTLRALEVYYVTGIPISAQQGENPPNYPILQIGLDCNPERLRLRIHKRTEQMIADGLVAEVDYLCQKYGADLSLLNTLGYQEIKQYLAGEISLDAAKELIVLHTRQFAKRQRTWFRAYPQIEWFDANEPDLFAKVLQRVEEFIEK
- a CDS encoding adenylate/guanylate cyclase, which produces MNNLISRVRSFFLNLLFKQTVLILLLLFSIGVGVALANMSSLSASLIKSQALMNTELQAKSIIDAWRLYSDSAANRAKKVQGITIAHNYLIKEGAIPPPATYAIELGKKVTEQQNGMSVRLYSDYPYPWRKAEGGPRDDFEKQALTYLRQHPEEKNFYRLETKNGRSLWRYGESVRMEASCVACHDTDPNSPKRDWQVGDVRGVLAITQSLDILTEKTNESLQTASVMLGGLSVLGLAGLTLVIGRLRQTARELEVRVTERTADLAQANTDLEKRNSLIRQVFGRYLSDEIVANLLESPEGLKLGGERRKITILTSDLRGFTAISERSQPEEVITILNIYLEYMADVITQYHGSINEFMGDGILVLFGAPTPREDDAAKAVACACAMQLAMSAVNEKLKNLGFPQLDMGIGINTGLVILGNIGSEKRSKYGIVGSQVNLTYRIESYTTGGEILISEETLKAAGSIVKVSGHRQVQPKGVKQAITIYEVYGISGAYNLFLPREEEEFFPLPGIIPVQYTLLEEKHISTTIYQGSIVELSAKGAKIRSENAAGVPLPDAQTNIKLKFLVANIPPELQEDIYAKVFDKPVEDGSFYIHFTAKPPAIQARLDALYESIKR